The Nycticebus coucang isolate mNycCou1 chromosome 2, mNycCou1.pri, whole genome shotgun sequence genome includes a window with the following:
- the LOC128598013 gene encoding spermatogenesis-associated protein 31E1-like yields MLKSLGEDQNTTTLHPFGNMKDKPEQLPGPQDRFPGWGQCQAEDKHWASWPSRLPELAGECSKDVQKMGSRSSERFSQEDSERGKEDKDPLRDPGQDLNRVPEDPCRSSRNISVNTQVDQEGADSDFVRLQRCKSGNYLPRSPEQQRVDNTVKSHLDQMLGETSKGMVPMHAHQSWLTASHAVPKSDTQTKSRDQALSSGQKCHVNNSQGLFFLDPCIQQVLEITYDKVSVRHRWGSTLQFLEPITLKSQPPPLTPSTIPSLDFSDCGDKSTGKFANYLGDILEKV; encoded by the exons ATGTTAAAGTCACTGGGTGAGGATCAGAACACTACAACCCTGCACCCCTTTGGGAACATGAAAGACAAACCAGAGCAGCTGCCTGGTCCTCAGGACAGATTTCCAGGGTGGGGTCAGTGTCAGGCAGAAGACAAGCATTGGGCCTCCTGGCCCTCCCGGCTGCCTGAGCTTGCAGGTGAGTGCAGCAAGGATGTACAGAAGATGGGGTCCAGGTCCTCAGAAAGATTCTCTCAGGAGGACTCCGAAAGGGGCAAAGAAGACAAGGACCCGCTCAGGGATCCAGGACAAGATCTGAACAGGGTCCCAGAAGATCCCTGCAGAAGTTCAAGAAATATCTCAGTGAACACTCAGGTGGATCAGGAGGGGGCAGATAGTGACTTTGTCAGGCTCCAGAGGTGTAAATCAGGAAATTACCTACCCAGGAGCCCAGAGCAGCAACGTGTTGATAACACTGTGAAATCGCATCTGGACCAAATGTTGGGGGAGAcgagcaagggcatggtccct atgcacgcgcaTCAGTCCTGGCTTACTGCCAGCCATGCTGTTCCCAAGTCTGACACCCAGACAAAATCCAGAGACCAAGCACTCTCAAGCGGTCAGAAATGTCATGTAAACAACTCCCAGGGGCTTTTCTTCCTTGATCCATGCATTCAGCAGGTTCTAGAAATAACATATGATAAGGTTTCAGTGAGGCACAGGTGGGGTTCAACCCTCCAGTTCCTGGAGCCCATAACGCTCAAGTCTCAACCTCCACCACTTACACCCTCCACCATTCCCTCCTTAGACTTCAGTGACTGCGGGGACAAATCTACAGGCAAGTTTGCCAATTACTTGGGAGACATCCTTGAAAAGGTGTAA